From one Coffea eugenioides isolate CCC68of chromosome 11, Ceug_1.0, whole genome shotgun sequence genomic stretch:
- the LOC113753435 gene encoding probable aspartyl aminopeptidase: protein MANSVAADLVDFLNASPTAFHAVEEAKRRLKSAGYEQILEREDWQLEAGKKYYFTRNYSTIVAFAIGKKYVAGNGFQIVGAHTDSPCLKLKPVSKVSKGGYLEVGVQTYGGGLWHTWFDRDLTVAGRMIIREQKEGSESYSHKLVKIGEPIMRIPTLAIHLDREVNDGFKVNKHVHLVPVLATLIKAELNKVAAENGFVDGGITTDAKKSTGRTSSGHQKHHSVLLQLLANEVGCEPDDICDFELQACDTQPSIIAGAMKEFVFSGRLDNLCMSFCSLKALVDATSSESSLDNETGVRMVALFDHEEVGSDSAQGAGSPVMFDALSRITGTFSSDLKLVTKAIQRSFLVSADMAHALHPNYMDKHEENHQPKLHGGLVIKHNANQRYATNAVTSFIFREIAARHKLPIQDFVVRNDMPCGSTIGPILASGLGIRTVDVGAPQLSMHSIREMCAVDDVRHSYEHFKSFFEEFSYLDTKITVDA from the exons ATGGCAAATTCGGTGGCAGCCGATCTTGTTGATTTCTTGAACGCTTCACCAACAGCTTTTCACGCAGTTG AGGAAGCAAAGAGGAGACTGAAGAGCGCAGGTTATGAGCAAATACTGGAGAGGGAGGACTGGCAATTGGAAGCTGGAAAGAAATATTACTTCACTAGGAATTATTCAACAATTGTTGCTTTTGCTATTGGAAAAAA ATACGTTGCTGGTAATGGATTTCAGATTGTTGGTGCTCATACTGACAGTCCGTGTCTGAAACTAAAGCCTGTTTCAAAG GTGTCCAAAGGTGGGTATTTGGAAGTTGGTGTACAAACATATGGAGGTGGTTTGTGGCACACATGGTTTGATCGTGATTTAACTGTTGCCGGCAGGATGATTATAAGAGAGCAGAAAGAGGGTTCTGAGTCTTATTCACATAAGCTTGTTAAAATTGGGGAGCCTATAATGCGAATTCCTACTCTGGCAATTCACTTGGATAG gGAGGTCAATGATGGATTTAAGGTGAACAAACATGTTCACCTTGTTCCAGTATTGGCTACATTGATCAAG GCAGAACTGAATAAAGTGGCTGCGGAGAATGGTTTTGTCGATGGTGGAATTACAACTGATGCAAAGAAGTCCACTGGAAGGACATCTAGTGGTCACCAAAAGCACCATTCTGTTCTTCTGCAG CTTCTCGCAAATGAAGTTGGGTGTGAGCCAGATGATATATGTGATTTCGAGCTGCAAGCATGTGATACTCAACCAAGCATTATTGCGGGGGCTATGAAGGAGTTTGTTTTTTCTGGAAGACTAGATAATCTCTGCATGTCATTCTGCTCTTTAAAG GCACTGGTTGATGCTACATCTTCTGAAAGTTCTCTTGACAATGAGACTGGTGTAAGAATGGTGGCCCTATTTGATCATGAGGAGGTTGGGTCAGACTCAGCACAAGGAGCTGGATCTCCTGTTATGTTTGATGCTTTATCACGAATTACTGGTACTTTCAGCTCAGATTTGAAG TTAGTAACAAAAGCAATCCAGAGGAGTTTCTTGGTGTCTGCTGACATGGCACATGCTCTGCATCCTAATTATATG gATAAGCATGAAGAAAACCACCAGCCTAAATTGCACGGTGGCCTTGTCATCAAGCATAATGCAAATCAACGTTATGCAACAAATGCAGTCACTTCTTTTATATTCAGGGAAATAGCAGCCAGGCACAAACTACCTATTCAG GATTTCGTGGTTCGCAACGATATGCCTTGTGGTTCAACCATTGGTCCCATTTTGGCTAGTGGATTGGGGATTCGAACGGTTGATGTTGGAGCACCTCAACTTTCAATGCACAGCATAAGGGAAATGTGTGCGGTTGATGACGTGAGACATTCATACGAGCACTTCAAGTCCTTCTTTGAAGAATTCTCATATCTTGACACAAAAATTACCGTGGATGCTTAA
- the LOC113752286 gene encoding uncharacterized protein LOC113752286: MAEFVSDNPNIFEELGRYLKRQGKEKAESFKRRPTKSPEVPSGEDSEDGRLSRSTSRRVSSKATSKIASISRAFSRGLLGKRAEDPPRRPGGLATDYMRAPPFTDDINGEMVPPNFKLPNLHTYDGRGDPEDHLRAFISAFRLYCVPDAVICRAFPIFLHGTARKWFWSLEPGSISSLDELIDRFIHRFVSSRPITKTSAYLLNLQQGQGESLRSYAQRFNEENVQIPDQNEQVTIAAFTNGLVAGIFNTEIHRQYPRTLRELWERVDQGIRSEDVNRMKREAQASRTGQDPRRRKDTGRGEPGPSGTSNQPRDRRSVFDRIVKGRLSTSDAELTPLNSSRTHVLAVMRQNHLGRNPPEIPGRRDKRNSNLYCAYHRNVGHETEDCNDLKREIENLIRQGYLKQFVRKDGGFNRSVSHRENRGPRRDDRRDTNMHCRGPEDRREDKQPPRDGSPGYGPNIAGVINTIAGGPTGGDSQNSRKRTYRQAEMEVAEPSSRLSEVITYGPADPVPAASSNHEALVIEVLTNNYVVKKVYVDPGSSVDVLYYRTFEDLKLTREQLTPVRTPLVGFGGHVVHPEGMLTLVVTIGRHPRCRTVPVSFAVVKADSPYNMLIGRPTLNALRAVYSTYHLSFKFPTSAGVAEVSSDVGAARECYLATIQAAVTPRPSPRSEEKRPAVLSIDCIDPQKAEEPNRLEPGDEVELVVVDEAKPDQVVQVGAGLPPPLKEEMISLIKDHRDVFAWSADEVVGVPPELMTHQLNVDPQARPVRQKRRHFGPERSQAISDEVDKLLPAKMIHEVQYPTWLSNPVMVKKDTGGWRMCVDFTDLNKACPKDCYPLPRIDALVDAAMGYEILCFLDAFKGYHQIGMSEEDQEKTAFYTDRGTYCYTTMPFGLKNAGATYQRLINRLFQNQIGRNVEAYVDDILVKSLTTSSFLSDVREVFGVLRDSRMKLNPKKCVFGVTSGKFLGYLVSHRGIEANPDKVKAIHDMSPPRNIREVQRLNGRLAALNRFLSQSAEKALPFFKVLKNADQFAWTEECQAAFDQLKQYLHHLPTLASPRPEEKLYLYLSAADEAVSAVLIRDEGTQVPVYYVSRALRGPETRYTQVEKLVLGLVHAARRLKPYFLAHPISVRTDQPIRQILVRPEASGRLTKWAVELGEYDLSYEPRTAIKAQALADFLAELTFTEGPESTSALPEVSTSSLWTLYVDGSSNGDGCGAGLLLEGPQGEVCSYALRFDFPATNNEAEYEALIAGLQLARKLGAQQIHVRSDSQLVVRQVIGEYEAKDETMQRYLSKVHQLTSYFKSFEIQRIPRSQNKRADALSRLASTSFSDLNKTVLVEVLSEPGYVEEVACPVHSEETWMTPFILFLGQGVLPEDRAEARKIQRKAPRYALREGELYKRSYLGPWLRCVTPEAGREVLHEIHEGLCGAHIGHRMLAKKAMLLGYFWPSLRQDSQDLVLGCPSCQVHAPEHHQPSNFMVPITSPWPFEQWGTDIIGPFPKAVGGYTFLVTAVDYFTKWVEAEPLRTISGLAIQKFFWKCIICRFGIPQIIISDNGRQFAENPFKTWCENLGIKQHFTSVGHPQANGQAENFNRTLLHGLKIRLHQAGSSWVEELPSVLWSYRTTPRSATQETPFSLTYGAEAVIPAEILTPSPRLAAYAAEVNDEERQLDLDLVEERRNLASARIASYKNTLAHYYNARVKHRRFQPGDLVLRKNSISRAEPQGKLCPKWEGPYRVVESNLKGYCKLSYRDGSLVPRSWHAENLRLYYV, from the coding sequence ATGGCCGAGTTTGTATCAGACAACCCTAACATTTTTGAGGAGCTAGGAAGGTACCTCAAAAGGCAGGGGAAAGAAAAAGCCgagtctttcaagaggagaccGACGAAGTCCCCTGAAGTGCCCTCAGGCGAGGACTCCGAAGATGGGCGTCTATCTCGGAGCACCTCCAGGCGAGTCTCATCCAAGGCAACCTCCAAGATTGCCTCCATCTCCCGAGCGTTTTCTCGGGGACTACTGGGAAAACGAGCCGAGGACCCACCTCGGCGCCCCGGGGGCCTAGCTACTGACTACATGAGGGCTCCGCCCTTCACTGATGACATCAATGGGGAGATGGTGCCCCCAAACTTTaagcttccaaatttgcacACCTACGACGGCCGAGGTGACCCCGAGGATCACCTCCGCGCCTTCATCTCCGCATTCCGACTCTACTGCGTCCCCGACGCCGTGATCTGTCGGGCTTTCCCAATCTTCCTGCACGGGACCGCCCGGAAGTGGTTCTGGAGTTTAGAACCGGGGAGCATTTCCTCCCTGGATGAGCTGATAGACCGGTTCATCCACCGCTTTGTGTCGTCTCGACCAATAACAAAGACTTCAGCTTACCTCTTGAACCTGCAACAGGGTCAGGGCGAGTCACTTCGCTCGTACGCCCAAAGGTTCAACGAGGAGAATGTACAGATACCTGACCAGAACGAGCAAGTAACTATTGCTGCCTTCACCAACGGGTTAGTAGCAGGGATCTTTAACACCGAAATCCATCGGCAGTACCCCCGTACACTCCGGGAGCTCTGGGAAAGAGTGGACCAGGGAATCCGAAGCGAAGATGTAAATCGCATGAAGCGAGAAGCCCAAGCATCTCGTACGGGGCAAGATCCCCGGAGGAGGAAAGACACTGGCCGAGGTGAACCAGGCCCAAGTGGCACTTCAAACCAACCCCGAGACCGCCGAAGTGTCTTCGACCGGATCGTGAAAGGCAGATTGTCCACCTCGGACGCCGAGCTGACGCCCCTCAATTCGAGCCGGACCCACGTCCTGGCTGTGATGAGGCAGAATCACCTCGGCCGCAACCCTCCCGAAATTCCGGGGAGGAGAGATAAGAGGAACTCGAACCTCTACTGTGCCTACCACCGTAATGTAGGACACGAGACTGAGGACTGCAATGACCTGAAGCGGGAAATCGAAAATTTGATCCGGCAAGGATACCTGAAGCAATTCGTCCGCAAGGATGGAGGCTTCAACCGAAGCGTCTCCCACCGGGAGAACCGGGGCCCCCGCCGAGACGACCGACGGGACACGAACATGCATTGCCGAGGTCCCGAAGACCGTAGGGAGGACAAGCAGCCCCCACGCGATGGCTCACCGGGCTACGGCCCCAACATCGCCGGGGTGATCAACACCATCGCGGGAGGACCAACGGGAGGAGACAGCCAGAACTCCCGGAAGCGGACCTACCGCCAGGCCGAGATGGAGGTGGCCGAGCCGAGCTCTCGGCTGTCCGAGGTCATCACCTACGGCCCCGCTGACCCCGTTCCTGCGGCCTCCAGCAATCATGAagctcttgtgattgaagtccTCACCAACAACTACGTAGTCAAAAAGGTCTACGTAGACCCCGGAAGCTCGGTAGACGTCTTGTACTACCGGACTTTCGAAGATTTGAAGCTGACAAGGGAGCAACTCACTCCTGTCAGAACTCCCCTCGTGGGATTCGGGGGACACGTCGTCCACCCGGAAGGCATGTTGACCCTGGTGGTAACAATCGGGCGTCATCCACGCTGCCGAACTGTGCCTGTCAGTTTTGCAGTGGTCAAAGCAGACTCCCCCTACAATATGCTGATAGGCCGGCCCACGCTCAATGCCTTGAGAGCCGTATACTCCACCTACCACCTGAGCTTTAAATTCCCAACATCTGCGGGGGTGGCCGAGGTAAGCAGCGATGTGGGCGCCGCCCGAGAGTGCTACCTCGCCACCATTCAAGCAGCAGTCACCCCCCGGCCCTCACCGAGGTCAGAAGAAAAGAGGCCAGCGGTCCTCTCCATAGACTGCATCGACCCTCAGAAGGCAGAAGAGCCCAACAGGCTGGAGCCAGGGGATGAAGTGGAACTGGTGGTAGTGGATGAAGCGAAACCTGACCAAGTGGTCCAGGTAGGGGCGGGACTCCCCCCACccctgaaagaagaaatgattTCTCTGATCAAAGACCACCGAGACGTCTTCGCGTGGTCCGCGGATGAAGTGGTCGGAGTGCCACCCGAGCTCATGACTCACCAACTCAACGTTGACCCGCAGGCCCGACCTGTGCGACAGAAACGAAGGCACTTCGGCCCCGAACGTAGCCAAGCCATATCGGATGAGGTCGACAAGCTCTTGCCGGCCAAGATGATCCACGAGGTCCAATATCCCACCTGGCTGTCCAATCCAGTCATGGTAAAAAAGGACACCGGGGGATGGAGAATGTGTGTTGACTTCACCGACCTCAACAAGgcctgccccaaagattgctatcCTTTGCCAAGGATAGACGCCCTCGTCGACGCGGCGATGGGGTATGAAATCCTCTGCTTCCTAGATGCCTTCAAAGGGTATCATCAAATAGGAATGAGTGAGGAGGACCAAGAGAAAACGGCGTTCTACACCGACCGAGGTACTTATTGTTACACTACCATGCCCTTCGGGCTAAAGAACGCCGGGGCGACCTACCAAAGGCTGATCAACCGACTCTTCCAGAATCAGATCGGTCGCAATGTGGAGGCCTATGTGGATGACATCCTCGTTAAAAGCCTCACCACTTCATCCTTTCTGTCAGACGTGAGGGAAGTCTTTGGTGTCCTGCGAGACTCGAGGATGAAGCTGAATCCCAAGAAGTGCGTCTTCGGCGTCACCTCGGGAAAATTCTTGGGGTATCTGGTTTCCCACCGGGGAATCGAGGCCAACCCCGACAAGGTGAAAGCCATTCATGACATGTCTCCACCCCGGAACATCCGAGAAGTCCAACGGCTGAATGGACGCCTGGCCGCGCTGAATCGCTTCCTGTCCCAATCAGCTGAGAAAGCTCTGCCTTTCTTTAAGGTGCTGAAAAATGCTGACCAGTTCGCCTGGACTGAGGAGTGTCAGGCTGCTTTCGACCAGCTGAAGCAGTACTTGCATCACCTACCAACTCTCGCTTCACCTCGGCCCGAGGAGAagctctacctctacctctccGCAGCCGACGAGGCTGTCAGCGCTGTGCTCATCCGAGATGAGGGCACCCAAGTGCCGGTCTACTACGTCAGCCGAGCCCTCCGCGGGCCGGAGACCCGATACACGCAAGTGGAAAAACTTGTGCTGGGGCTCGTCCACGCAGCTCGGCGGTTGAAACCCTACTTCTTAGCCCATCCCATCTCGGTCAGGACCGACCAGCCCATTCGGCAAATATTGGTGCGACCCGAAGCTTCTGGTCGCCTCACCAAGTGGGCTGTCGAATTGGGAGAATATGACTTGTCCTACGAGCCACGCACCGCCATAAAAGCTCAAGCTTTAGCTGACTTCCTTGCTGAGCTCACCTTCACGGAAGGTCCGGAGTCCACTTCAGCCTTACCCGAGGTGTCCACCTCATCCCTGTGGACATTGTATGTCGATGGATCCTCTAATGGAGACGGCTGCGGAGCCGGACTGCTCCTGGAAGGACCTCAGGGGGAGGTTTGCTCTTACGCCCTCCGCTTTGACTTCCCGGCCACCAACAATGAAGCCGAGTACGAGGCTCTAATCGCTGGACTCCAGCTAGCCCGCAAGCTCGGCGCCCAGCAAATCCATGTCCGCAGTGACTCCCAGCTCGTGGTACGCCAAGTTATTGGTGAGTACGAGGCCAAGGATGAGACCATGCAACGGTACCTctccaaagttcaccaactcACCTCGTACTTCAAGTCATTCGAAATCCAAAGGATCCCTCGGTCCCAGAATAAGCGAGCCGACGCCTTATCCCGGCTGGCTTCCACTTCATTCTCTGACCTCAACAAAACCGTCTTGGTGGAGGTCCTGAGTGAACCAGGGTACGTGGAAGAGGTGGCCTGCCCCGTGCACTCTGAAGAAACTTGGATGACCCCGTTCATCCTTTTCTTAGGTCAAGGAGTCCTTCCCGAAGACCGAGCTGAAGCAAGGAAGATACAACGCAAAGCCCCTCGGTATGCGCTCCGCGAGGGAGAACTATATAAGCGCTCCTACCTCGGCCCATGGTTGAGGTGTGTCACCCCCGAGGCAGGACGCGAGGTCCTCCACGAGATCCACGAGGGCCTATGTGGGGCTCACATCGGCCACAGGATGCTGGCTAAGAAGGCTATGCTCCTGGGATATTTTTGGCCCTCACTTCGGCAAGACTCTCAGGACCTCGTTCTCGGCTGCCCTTCCTGCCAAGTCCACGCACCCGAGCACCACCAGCCTTCAAATTTCATGGTCCCCATCACTTCACCCTGGCCGTTTGAGCAATGGGGGACAGACATCATAGGTCCCTTCCCCAAAGCCGTCGGGGGTTATACTTTCTTAGTAACCGCTGTGGAttacttcaccaagtgggtCGAGGCCGAGCCACTTCGGACCATCTCAGGGCTGgccattcaaaaattcttttggaagTGCATTATCTGCCGCTTCGGCATACCTCAGATCATCATTTCGGACAATGGGAGACAGTTTGCCGAGAACCCATTCAAGACTTGGTGCGAGAACCTCGGCATCAAACAACACTTCACTTCGGTAGGCCACCCTCAGGCCAATGGTCAAGCAGAGAACTTCAACCGAACTCTCCTGCATGGTCTCAAGATCCGACTACACCAAGCTGGGTCATCTTGGGTGGAGGAACTCCCCAGTGTCCTGTGGTCGTATCGAACCACGCCGAGGTCAGCGACGCAAGAGACCCCATTCTCCCTGACCTACGGCGCCGAGGCGGTCATCCCGGCTGAGATCCTTACCCCCAGCCCTCGGCTGGCAGCCTATGCCGCCGAGGTGAACGACGAAGAGAGGCAGCTGGACCTCGACCTCGTCGAAGAACGAAGGAACCTCGCCTCAGCCCGGATAGCTTCTTACAAGAACACACTGGCACACTACTACAATGCCCGCGTAAAACATCGTAGATTCCAACCTGGAGACTTGGTTCTGAGAAAAAACTCGATCAGCCGAGCTGAGCCCCAAGGCAAACTGTGTCCGAAATGGGAAGGCCCCTACCGGGTTGTCGAGTCTAATCTTAAGGGATATTGTAAGTTAAGCTACCGAGATGGCTCATTAGTGCCGAGGTCTTGGCACGCCGAGAACCTCAGATTGTATTATGTTTGA